GCGGTAACGGCCAGAACTGCGTCGAAATCGCCCTCGCCGACACCCCTCACCCCGGAGCCGACCCCGCCCCGGACGCCGACCGCCTCTTCCTGGTCCGCGACTCCAAGGACCCCGACGGCCCGGTCCTATCCTTCACCCCCGCCGAGTGGGACGCCTTCCTCACCACCATCAAGAACGGCACCCTCACAGCGGATCGGGTGCTCTGACGCCGCCGGACGAGCCAGTGGTTCAGCGACGTCCACGTTCAAGCATGAACACCGGTTGCTACGCCTTCGGAGACCACTCGTTGGCGAAGGCCTCCATCTGCTTGATCACGAGGTCCACGGCCGCGCGTTCCTCCTCGGGCGGGTAGTCGAACTTCGCCAGCAGGCGCCGGACGCGGCTGCGCAGCTTGGCGCGCACCGGCTCGCGGGAGAGCCAGTCGACGCTCAGGTTCTTGCGGATGTCGGTGACCAGCGCGCGGGCGATCTCCGCGAGGGTGTCGTCCCCCATGAGAGCCTTTGCGAGGCCGTGATTGGCCACGGCGTCGTAGAAGGCGAGTTCGGCGTGGTTGAGCGGAGGGTCGAATCGCTCACCGCGCCGAGCGTCCGCGGAGACCTCCTTGGCCATGGCGACCAGCTCGGCGATCATTTCGGCGCTGGTGAGCTGCTGCCGCATGTAGCGGATCATCAGGTCTTCGAGGCGCTCGGTGAAGCTCTCCTGGCGGACGATGTTGTGCCGGGTCACCTCGCGCATCTTCTGCTCGATCAACCGGCGCAGCGCCTCGGCGACCAGGTGAGGTGTCTCGGACTCCTGGATCTTGCGCAGGTGCTGGTCGCTAAGCTGGGTGATGTCAAGCTGGTCGAGTTGCTGGACTCGGTGCGCTGGGAGCGCGAGGCCCGCTACTGGGACGGCGTCGCCGCCAGTGCGAACGCCCAGGGGACCCTCAACTTCGGTGGCGGGGCCAAGGACTCCGGCGGGCGGGTCGCCGACGCCCTGTTGCACCCCGACACCGAGCACGGCCGCAAGATCCGCGGCTGGTAATGAAAGTCACGCGAGCCCGGGCTGCGCCGCCATACCCGCGTAGCCCGAATCCGCGCCAGCGACACTCGGCGCAAGCTCCAGCTCAGGAGGAGACCTCACCTGATCGCAACAACGGCGGGATCAGCAGCGACGCGACCCCCCGGTGGTAGAGGGCTGCGGGCCTACCAGTCTCGGAAAAGCGACGTTCGCCCGTGGGTTCGAGAAACCCTTCCGTCCGTGTCACCTTCCTGCGGAAATTGCTGGGATCGAGGTTGAATCCCCATACGGCCTCGTAGATACGGCGTAGGTCGCCGACGGTGAAGGGTTCGGGGCAGAACGCCGCGGCCACCGTCGTGTGCTCAAGCTGCGACCTCGCCCGCTCCAGCCCGTCGCGCAGTATCGCGGTGTGGTCGAAAGCCAGCGACGTGTCGTCAGAGAGGGCGGACGAGACCGGTTCCCAGCGTGCTGCTGTGGCATCGGTGCCGGCGACGGGCAGCGGCAGATCGGGGCCGAGTGCCAGATAGGCCACCGTGATCACTCTGCCTCGCGGATCACGATCCGGGTCGCTGTAGGCATGCAACTGCTCCAGATGCAGCGTGCGGCCGTCAAGCCCGGTCTCCTCACTCAACTCCCGCAGCGCGGCCTCATCCAGGGTCTCCCCGTCACGGACGAACCCGCCCGGCAGCGCCGACTGCCCCAGGTACGGCGTGTTGCCGCGCTCGATCAGCAGGACCTGCAGCTGATCCTGCCGGACAGTGAAGATCACTAGATCGACCGTCACAGTGACCGGCGCCCGGGTCCGGCTGGATCTTTCCATCACAAGCACACTGTAGCTAAAGGTCACCTTGACTCAAACCGTCGAGGCAACTTATGGTCAAGTGGACCTAAACGAAGAGCGGAGGATGGCGACTTGGCCCGATCCAGAGCAGTACGCGGAGGAAAAGAACACTGCGAGACCATGAGGGAGGATGCGGCCACGCGGCACCTCTGCGCAGGCGTGTATCTCGATCCCGCCTTCCGCCGAGTCGTCCTTCGCCAGGTGCACAACGACACGACACGCATGGTCGCCCCGTCCTACGGCTTCGACCTCATCCCGGTCGTGAGGCACGCCTGGAAGTCATGGGGCTTGGAGATGGGGCAGCACGTGTGCGTCCTGGCGGTGTTCGTGACCGGCTTCATGGTCAATCCGCCGGCCATCCTCGCCGTCGCCAGCGGGCTCGGCTTATGGCACCTGTCTCGGCTGATGGTCAGGAGCGCCGTGGCGGTGCTCCCGCTCCGGAGCAAAGAGGCGATGGACAGGTTGCTGTGGCGGACGAGGTGGCGCAGCGAGTCAGACGAACTGCGGCAGCAGACGCGCCTCCTCCAGCTCAGTGGTGTGGGGTGCGGCGTCCTCATCGTGACGCCACCTCTGATCGCCGGAATCTCCCAGACGTCTCTGGACGAGATGGCGATAGCGGCGGTGCTCTTCACGCTGCTCATCGTCCTCGCAGTGGCAGGAAGGGGCGCCATCCACCAGTTGTGCCTCAACCGCATGCACGATACGGGCCCCCTGCGCCCCCGGAAGCTCACCCGGCGGGAGCAGACGATCAACGATCAGCAGTCCCATCCCTATGTCGTTTATCGCAGGCCCTCTCCTCAGGAAACCGAAGAAAGCAAAGAGGATCTCGACTTCGATCTGCTGGACAGCAAGACAAGTCCGTTCGTAGGAAGCGGCAAGCTTATTCATCGGTGGACTCCTCCGCTCACAATTCAACTTCTAAGCAGCGAAGGTGGGCCGAATATTTCAATGGAGGAGCGTGAGCGGATGGCTCCGCCGTTCAAAGCGCACGAGCTTGTTGCGCACCTGAAAGAGGCGATGGGCGCGATGGGAGACGCCAGCGACCCGACCAGGTTGCGAGGCTTCGATAGAAACGATCGGCTCTATATAGCAGAGGCCGATGTTCCACCTGGCCCTGAATGGCTAAGAGAGCGACCCGATCGAGACGACATAGGCAGAATCGTCGATGACCCCCATGGCATCGCCCATCATTTTTTGGAGATCCGCACAAGCGTCACCGGCGAGGTGATGACAACGGTTTTCCTGCGGGTGAGCATCAAGGGTCGAGCTCTCAGCCTTGACTTTGCCGCCTGCGCGTTGACCCGCACGCCAGCCGAATACCACCTCCTCAACGCTTTCAAAGAAAACGACAGAAGCGCGGTGCTGCGTTCCGCGTTTCGTGGGCTGCGCAACCTGCCAGCTGGGGTGGCGGAGGCACGGAGTCTGGTCGAAGCCCCCTCATTCCTGATCGGCGCCGCATTGGCGCGGAGGAACCGCTTACTCGTTCCTCGCCGCGGAGCGACCATCGGCGCCCAGTTGAGCATTAGAGAGGAGAAGTCCGTTCCTTGGAACCAGGCGCAACTGGACAAGGCAACGATATATGACTATATGAAGCTCATCGAGCAGCGACTGTTGAAGGCCGCCGAAGAATTCCTGGAGTCAAAAAAAGTCGACACATCGGCATTCAATAAAAAGGCGACCAGTATCGTCAACATGGGCGTACTCAGCATGGGGGGAAAGATCGAAATGAAGCAGTCGGCGGTTGGCGCAAATGCTCAAGTCCGCCCCGACACCCGCGAGTCCGATGACAGCTACGGGGATTCCCCCATGGAGTAAGGAGAAATCATGAACGGCAACAGCGGCATCGTCAACTACGGCGGGTCCATGGAGGTCAGCCAGTCCGCGGTCGGGCACGGGGCGACGGTCAACGTACCGGCCGACCGCGAGAAGAAAGCAGCGAACGCCAGGCGCGCCGACGTCGGGGTGATAACCATCCTCACCGAGGAGGCCAGAGCGATCCACAACGTGCTCGGTCTGGAGCGCGCCCAAAGTAGCGAACTCCCTTTCTTCGAAGGAATCGTGAACGTCCGCGGCGTGGCCACCCGGGTCGCCGCGATCCGCGCCCTGGCTCAGGGGCAGAGGTCGACCATGATGGCCTTCGACAATCTTCGGCGGCACTACAACCCTGCGGTCGTCGTCCTCACCGGGATCGGCGGGGGCATCCACAAGGACATCGCAGTCGGCGACGTCGTCCTGGCCACCCGGGTCGTCTACTACGACCTCCGCAGGGAAACCCCTGATGGACGGCAGCACAGAGGCGAGGAGCGGGAAACGCCGGCTGCGATCGGCCACGCCGTCCACGCCTTCTTCACCGACTACGGCGAGCCTGCCAAGTTTCACACCACCGACACCGACGGCACCGTACGCGACTACCGAGTGCTCACCGGGCCGATCGGCTCGGGTGAAGCAGTGATCGCGGACGCAGAGTCGGAGATCATCCGATACCTGAAAGCCTTCAACGACAAGATCCTCGCCGTGGACATGGAAGCTGGCGGCCTAACCCAGGCCTTTCACGAGCGGGACGGGTCCCAGACCGTGATCGGCTGGGCCGTCGTACGGGGGATCTCCGACGATGCCAGCTCGAAGAAGAACGACGACTACCACGAGATCGCCGCGCGGCACGCGGCGACGGTCCTGCGCAACCTCCTGCCCTATCTGATGATCGGCAGGACCTGACGCCCTGACTTTCCCGCGGCCTTCAATGAAGGAGACGAGAGATGGACGCGTTCGCGCTCGGTGTGGTGAGCTCCCTCCTCGCCACCGCCCTCACCGTCGTGGGAGGCTGGGCTTTCTCCATGCGTTCCCGCCAGTGGCCTGTCGCGCTTCTCTCCCGCCTGACAGGTCTGGGAGTCCGTCGCGTCCTCTCCCGGCAGTCCCTGGCCTCCCGGGAGTTGGCGACCGAGCTGGCCCGCGCACGCTGGGTGCGTGTTCTCGCCGGTCGCGGCAACGAGCTGACCCGCGACGGGTTCGCCGCCGTCTGGGAGGCCACGGGCAGGCGTCTGGAGTCCGTACAAGTCCTCCTGCCCGACGCCGACCTCGGTCCCGGGTCCTGGCTCTCCAGACGGGAGGAGGAGATGCGCCGGGTGGATCTGGGCTTCTCCTCCGGACTTCTCACCGAGCAGGTTCACATCAACGCTGCCTATGTGAGTGAGGTCGCCCGGCACCGCGAGCACGTCTCGCTGCGGTTCTACGATCTACCGAACGTGCACCGCGTCATTGCCACCGACAACGTCGCCTACCTGACCATCTACCAGCAGGCGGAGCACGGCCGTAACTCGCCGTGCATCGTCGCGCACCGTCCCGGGCTGATGTACGACTACGCGCTCCTTCTATTCACCACCGCCTGGGACCACAGCCGCCCGGCGGAGTCGAGTCAGAGTTGATGTCGCCGCATCACGTCATACGGCCGACTCGTGCCCGTTCGATACGGGGGCAGCCGGTTCTTCGAGATCGGTGTCGAGGCCATGCCGTACAGGTAGGACGTGAGCGTGTGGAAAAGGCGCTTGGGAAGGCGTTCGACTCCGCTCATCACGTTCTGGCCGTTTGGGAGGCAGAGGCGCGGCTCCTGCTGTTTCCCGACGCTCTGGCGGCGCTGGTGGCGGGGTGGAAGCTTCCGCAGAAGTACTGGGGAAAGGACACCGGCAGGCTCACCGATCCCAAGCGGATCCTGGTGGAAGAGATCAGCAAGTCGGGCAGGAAGTATCGGGAGTCCGACGCGCCCGATGTCCTGGAGAAGGCCATCGCCCTCGGGAAGCTCGGCAATCCTCTGGGCTCGAATCGTTCCTGGAAGCAGCTACGGGATAACGTCGAACGTTGCTGCTCGAAACACATCTCAGTCTGAAGGTCTTGTGCTGATGGGGCAGGCAGATCCCTCGTCCGCCTGGGGCATCGGAAGACCGTGTACGGGCCTCTGCTCTGATTGAGATCGTTCCAACTTGAAGTTGCTGGTCAGGGGCCTGGTGTGATCCGTTGAGGGCATGCTCTGGCTGGTGGTGGGTACTGATCATGGTGGGTGATCATCGGTCAGCGGGTGTGTTCGGTGATGGCCAGGACCATCAGCGCGCGGAGCAGCTTGGTGACGTGGATGGCGTCCAGGCGGAGCTTGGTGAGGATGCGCCAGGCCTTCAACGTGGCGAAGCCGTGCTCGACGGGGGCGCGTTCGGCGCTGATGAGCCGGTTGACCTGCTTTTGCGCGGGGGTGAGGGGCCTGCCGCGGGTGGCTTTGCGGCCGGTGATGATGACCGGATTGTCGTCATCGTCGTCCAGGCCGACGAAGCCGAGGTCGGCGATAGCGCCCAGCCCGGCCTCGCGCAGGCGGGCGGTGAGGCGGTTGTGCCGGGCGGTGGTGATCTCCGATGCGCGACCAGGCCGGACGGCGGAGACCCACAGCAGGTTGCCGCGGGTGTCGGTGAGCGCCACCACGAGCAGCCCGTGGGCCTTGTGCTTGCCCGAGTAGTTCCTGCGGTTGTCGGCTCCGGTGCGGCGGCGGGTGCGGATCAGGGTGCCATCCAGCAGGACGACCTCACCACCGGCTTTGGCGATCTTCTTCAGGGCGCGGTCCAGGCGGGGTGCGCGGGCGGCGAGCAGTTCGACGGTCTCCAGCATCCAGCGTCGCACGGTGGAGGCCGAGACGTTGTTGGCGCCGGCCATGTCGGCCAGGCGCTGGTCATGGCGTAAGACGGCCAGCACGATGGTGGCGATCTTCCCGGCGGGCAGTTTCCGCCAGCGCGAGCCGATGGTCTTGAGATGAGCGCGCAGCAGGTCGGCCAGGAAGGTGAGGGTTTGGGTGGACAGCGGCAGCATGCAGGAGTAGACAGGCGAGGGCGTGTCTTCGGCGGACGTCGAAGCCTTCGACGTTGTCGATGTCGTGGTTTTGGTTGTGGTCACACGCCGCCAGGCCCCCGCCGGGGACACGCTCGGGATGTTTCACCCGGGCAGGGCCTGGCCAGGGGCTGCGGGAAGCGGCAGTGGGCGCAGTGGGCCGCCCGAGGTCAGGGGGCGAACGCGCCGCTGGGGGTCTTGCGCAGCCAGCCCCGCTCGGCCAGCCGGTTCAGCTTGGCCCGCACGCCTTCGACCTGCCCCGATTCGGTGGAAAGGCTGAGCTGGGCGCAGATCGCCTTGCAGATGAGGGGGCCGTCGGCGGCGCGTACCGCGGCCAGTAGCGCCTGGTAGTCGGCGGGCAGCTCATCAGTGCCGGCAGCGTGGTGACGGTGCGGGATCAGCAAACCGCCGGGCACGGGCACGGACGCGGGTACGGGTACGGGTATGGGGCGCAGCTCTATCCCCTGGGAGGCCTGCTCTGCTGCCTGGGCTGGGGTGAGCATCACCTGGTAGAACGGCGTCGGCTCACCGCCGGGCTCGCCGGGTGCGTTGAGCTGCTCGGCGGGATCGTCGGCGAGGAGTTCCTTGACCACCTGCTCGGCCACACGCAGCCGGTCCATCTCGTCTTCGGTCTCGGCCAGTTGCTCGCGCAACCGATCGGCGTGCGTGCCCAGCGCGACCAGGCGCATGGTGATGCGCTCCAGCAGCGGCGACGACATGGCTTCCCCCGGCCGACAAGACAACGATTACCTGGCGAGATCACCAGGACACGGACGATAACGACCCCAGGCCGGGCAGCGCAGACGAAAGCCGGAAGATCCACATTTGCCCCCGGCGGACGATCGAGACCCATGATCCCAGCCGTCTACCAGGAGAGAGCACACTCAACACCGCCAGGCCACCCCCTCCGACCTGCGAGGACAGGATGGAACTAGCTCATTGTGTGAGCGAGCAGCAGGCCTGCAGGGTGAAAGAGGCGATCGCCCGGCGACTGGCGGAGTGTGGCGGGTTGCAGCTGCATCCGGACAAAACCCGCATTGTGTACTGCAAGCAGACTGGACGCTACGGCAGGCACGACACCGTGACGTTCGACTTCCTGGGGTACACCTTCAAACCGCGGATGGCCATCCAGAAGGGCGGAGCGCTGTTCACGACCTTCTCTCCGGCCATCAGCGGTAGCAGCGCCAAAGCGATCCGGCAGGAACTACGCCGGATGCGATTTCACCTGCGCAGCGACCTGAGCTTCAAGGACATCGCCAAGTTGATCAATGTCAAGGTCGGGCCGTGGGCCGTCTACTTCGGGCGCTTTCGCCCGTCGGAGGCGGCTCATGTGCTGTCTCACGTCGATCAGTATCTCGTTCGGTGGGCCCGACGGAAGTACAAGCACCTGCGGCGCTCTCCACGTCGGGCGTGGGAGACCCTGAAGAAGATCATGAGATCTTATCCGGGGCTCTTCGCGCACTGGAAGCGGAATGCGCTCAGGAGATCAGCAGCGGCGCGAGCTGGATGACAGGAGCCGGATAAGTCGAGAGGCTTACGTCCGGATCTGTGGGAGCCGGAGGGTGAGATTCCCTCCGGCCACCCGACCGTTTTTTCGATCCTCCAGGAAGGCAGAAAAAACGCGACCCGCTTCTTCCTTTGTCCATCCGGTACAAAACTTTTATTCGGAATCCGAGAAGAAATCTGGGATCTCAGAGAAGCAGGATCTGACGAGCTCCAGGTCCGCCACAGGCAGATTTCGAGATGGCCGGAATTATCGCCAGCCATCGATAAGCCTCTGAATTTCCGTTTTTGTGCGACCGAATCGCGCGATGCATTCGCTACCGGGGAGTCCATTGACAATGTAGGCACCCTCGATAAGTGTATCCAACATCAGATGGTGCTCCCGCAATGATTTAAGCGCCATTTCGTACTCTCCGGCAGGCCGGTTAAGATTCATCGACTTAGCGTCACTCCGGTTTTGTTGGTGAAGTGCGTCGGCAGGACGCGAAAAGCCGATCCGGCCACCGCTCGATGAGGATCATGTTCGCCGATGGTCTAGCTGGCGCCTATGCCATCAGAGCCGGGCTCGCCAATGCCACTACCAGTGACAATGCCTCAGAGATCACTAAATGTGGCTGGCATACTAGGACCACTCGGCACAATCGCCCGTATTTAACGCTCAGAGGGCGGTTATAGAGATCCTATAACCGCCCTCACAGATTGACGGACAACGCTAACGGCAACAAGGCTAGTCACATAGGCATAGGGACCGCCGCCTTGCGACCCTTTTCATATGTCCGCCGTCGTCTAGAGATTTGCCCACCTATTCGGCCGATCGTCTTCTAATCAATTCCTCGAAGGGGCCCAAACTTCGAAGGCGAACGCGCATCACCGTTGTCCTCATGCCACTGGCAATGGGTAGCAGTCACAAAGTCGGGACCGCCGTTGATCAGGAATATTTTTCCAAACTCCGGCTCTCGGATGCCGAATTCTGACAACTTGGGATCGGTTGATGAAGCGAACTCTTCGAGAGTTAGGCGATTGTATTCAGAGCTGACCTGCATTCGCTCGACGTTACTAAAAAGCAGATCGATTCGTTTGGTAGAATCGTTTATATCGATGCTTCTTAACAGGAGCTGTGAATAGCTCACGGTGTAGTGCCAGAGCCGGAACTCCCGCACCCAAGCAGCGATCTTTGTCATCTCACTCTCCCAAAAATTCAGGGAGTGGGACATCCACTACCTTCCCATTGCGGTAGAAGGTTATACTGCTCCAGTCCCGGTAGCCCCTCCGTACCGAGTCTCCGACGATTCTCATCTCACGCTCCGTTGTGAACCAGTTGTCACCGCCACCTCGATTGTACGCCGACTTAAAGGCGAGGGCCGCATCGTCCGCGTGATCGAAGCCATCGAGGTTAATATGAATTCTATTCCCCGGCTTGTAAAAGGCTACATCTCGCACGGATCCAAGCGCCTCGTCTCTAGTTTTGTCGAGGAAGTGAGTGAGTTCGCGTGAATCCGCAAAATTGCGGAGATCGCCTTCTTTTCTGATGCCGAGAGCCACTTCACCACAGCCGCCCGAGTTATGGACGAGGATCGGCGCAGCGCCTGCCTGCACGTAGTACGTGTGGATGTCGGCGATGGTGAGGTTATGGACTCGCTGGTAGGCACTCCATTTTTTGATCGATGCGACCTGGACGTGGGTGCCAGCGGCGGTCCGTAGCCACATGCCGGGCTTGAGATCCTTGGCGTTGACCCATTTGTGCAGTGCGGGTACCCAGAAGGGGTGGATCTCGGTGGCGATGACCAGGCCTGACTTGCCACCCTTCTTGCCGTCGGTGTCGACGGTGATCTGGACGAGGTTCTTGTCGTCCTCGCCGGTGATTAGGGCGATGACGGGCTTGGCTTCGGTTTTGCCGGTTTCCGGGTCGGTGGCCAGCACCTTGTCGCCGACCTTGACGTCCTCGATCGGTTTGCGGGTGCCGTCGGCCATGAGGACTTCAGTGCCGGGCACGAAGCTTTGGGGGCAGGCCTTTGAGATCCCCTTGACCGTGCGCGCGACCCGGCTGGCCTCGGCAATCATTGATGCGATCTTGCCGATGCCAGCGGTGATGGTTTCTGCGAAGGCCCATGCACACGCTTCGGCGTCACTCCTGGCGCATTCGACATAGTCGTCTACAAAGAATGACCAGGCTGTGTTCCACGCCGCACTTC
Above is a genomic segment from Streptosporangium album containing:
- a CDS encoding 5'-methylthioadenosine/S-adenosylhomocysteine nucleosidase family protein, which codes for MNGNSGIVNYGGSMEVSQSAVGHGATVNVPADREKKAANARRADVGVITILTEEARAIHNVLGLERAQSSELPFFEGIVNVRGVATRVAAIRALAQGQRSTMMAFDNLRRHYNPAVVVLTGIGGGIHKDIAVGDVVLATRVVYYDLRRETPDGRQHRGEERETPAAIGHAVHAFFTDYGEPAKFHTTDTDGTVRDYRVLTGPIGSGEAVIADAESEIIRYLKAFNDKILAVDMEAGGLTQAFHERDGSQTVIGWAVVRGISDDASSKKNDDYHEIAARHAATVLRNLLPYLMIGRT
- a CDS encoding group II intron maturase-specific domain-containing protein; protein product: MSEQQACRVKEAIARRLAECGGLQLHPDKTRIVYCKQTGRYGRHDTVTFDFLGYTFKPRMAIQKGGALFTTFSPAISGSSAKAIRQELRRMRFHLRSDLSFKDIAKLINVKVGPWAVYFGRFRPSEAAHVLSHVDQYLVRWARRKYKHLRRSPRRAWETLKKIMRSYPGLFAHWKRNALRRSAAARAG
- a CDS encoding transposase family protein, yielding MLPLSTQTLTFLADLLRAHLKTIGSRWRKLPAGKIATIVLAVLRHDQRLADMAGANNVSASTVRRWMLETVELLAARAPRLDRALKKIAKAGGEVVLLDGTLIRTRRRTGADNRRNYSGKHKAHGLLVVALTDTRGNLLWVSAVRPGRASEITTARHNRLTARLREAGLGAIADLGFVGLDDDDDNPVIITGRKATRGRPLTPAQKQVNRLISAERAPVEHGFATLKAWRILTKLRLDAIHVTKLLRALMVLAITEHTR
- a CDS encoding DUF3387 domain-containing protein, whose amino-acid sequence is MTQLSDQHLRKIQESETPHLVAEALRRLIEQKMREVTRHNIVRQESFTERLEDLMIRYMRQQLTSAEMIAELVAMAKEVSADARRGERFDPPLNHAELAFYDAVANHGLAKALMGDDTLAEIARALVTDIRKNLSVDWLSREPVRAKLRSRVRRLLAKFDYPPEEERAAVDLVIKQMEAFANEWSPKA
- a CDS encoding NUDIX hydrolase — its product is MERSSRTRAPVTVTVDLVIFTVRQDQLQVLLIERGNTPYLGQSALPGGFVRDGETLDEAALRELSEETGLDGRTLHLEQLHAYSDPDRDPRGRVITVAYLALGPDLPLPVAGTDATAARWEPVSSALSDDTSLAFDHTAILRDGLERARSQLEHTTVAAAFCPEPFTVGDLRRIYEAVWGFNLDPSNFRRKVTRTEGFLEPTGERRFSETGRPAALYHRGVASLLIPPLLRSGEVSS
- a CDS encoding DUF397 domain-containing protein, which translates into the protein MSERDLSHVMWRKSSRSGAGQDCVEVGVWHKSSLSGNGQNCVEIALADTPHPGADPAPDADRLFLVRDSKDPDGPVLSFTPAEWDAFLTTIKNGTLTADRVL